The Drosophila innubila isolate TH190305 chromosome 3R unlocalized genomic scaffold, UK_Dinn_1.0 2_E_3R, whole genome shotgun sequence genome has a segment encoding these proteins:
- the LOC117792555 gene encoding neuromedin-U receptor 1 produces the protein MSAGATPLLSDLQMLHSEKFFLNITQVLNISADNLTSLLQGLKAQDHLEQSQPTMATSMGLLATLSVGYALIFIAGILGNLITCIVISRNNFMHTATNFYLFNLAISDLILLCSGMPQDLYNLWQPNNYPFSDSICILESVLSETAANATVLTITSFTVERYIAICHPFRQHTMSKLSRAIKFIFAIWIAALLLALPQAIQFSVVTQDASSSCTMNNDFFAHVFAVSGFLFFGGPMTAICVLYVLIGIKLKRSRLLQALPRRSFDVNRGISAQTRVIRMLVAVAVAFFICWAPFHAQRLMAVYGSTSGIESQWFNDVFNILNYTSGVLYFLHVHQSLLYNIMSHKFREAFKVTLARQFRLSGKHQGQGLPHTYSALRRNQTGSMRLHTDSVRTTTTLTTLNGSSINGAAGGNTVGGGARGSQRLQHGSSHATLLSTQSRSRQDLFATRATGVEAAIVAATAVAHPYSHPHPLPQPHRTLQTQISQLSSVGDAHSLLEAELQWPEEQHELPTRHKCQHPASLSQPAMGAIDELSSITSQVDAHHEAVRATDKWSTCRRGRGSHCGSNGEGATGSGKVRKAKTKTLKTSTTLKGLRAKLNWRSRHKRRCQWSHRPWC, from the exons ATGTCTGCGGGGGCCACGCCCCTTTTGTCAGATCTGCAGATGCTTCACAGTGAGAAATTCTTTTTGAATATAACCCAAGTGTTGAACATATCAGCTGACAATTTGACCAGCCTTTTGCAAGGATTGAAGGCGCAGGATCATCTGGAGCAGTCACAACCCACAATGGCCACCAGCATGGGCCTCTTGGCCACTCTGAGTGTGGGTTATGCCCTAATCTTTATTGCCGGCATTCTGGGGAATCTAATTACCTGCATTGTGATCTCACGCAACAATTTCATGCACACGGCCACAAACTTCTATCTATTCAATTTGGCCATATCGGATCTGATACTTCTATGCTCGG GCATGCCACAGGATCTGTATAATCTGTGGCAGCCCAACAACTATCCCTTCTCGGACAGCATTTGTATATTGGAGAGTGTGCTCTCCGAGACGGCAGCCAATGCCACCGTCCTCACCATCACCTCCTTCACCGTGGAGCGTTATATTGCCATCTGTCATCCGTTCAG GCAACACACTATGTCGAAGCTGTCGCGTGCCATAAAATTCATCTTTGCCATTTGGATTGCCGCCCTCCTCTTGGCCCTGCCACAGGCCATTCAATTCTCGGTCGTGACACAAGACGCTAGTTCATCGTGTACG ATGAATAATGACTTTTTTGCACATGTGTTCGCTGTTTCgggctttttgttttttggcggACCGATGACTGCCATCTGTGTACTCTACGTGCTGATTGGAATAAAACTGAAGCGGAGTCGATTGCTGCAGGCGTTGCCAAGGCGATCCTTCGATGTGAACCGTGGCATCAGCGCCCAAACGCGTGTTATACGGATGTTGG tggctgtggctgttgccTTCTTCATTTGCTGGGCGCCCTTTCATGCCCAGCGCTTGATGGCGGTTTATGGGTCAACCTCTGGCATCGAGTCACAGTGGTTCAACGATGTCTTCAACATATTGAACTATACATCCGGCGTGCTCTACTTTCTCCACGTGCATCAATCCCTGTTATATAACATTATGAGCCATAAGTTTCGCGAGGCCTTCAAG GTCACATTGGCGCGACAGTTCCGTCTGTCGGGGAAGCATCAGGGTCAGGGATTACCGCACACCTACAGCGCCCTGCGACGCAATCAGACGGGTTCAATGCGCCTGCATACG GACAGCGTACGTACGACCACCACGTTGACCACCTTAAATGGCAGCAGCATCAATGGAGCAGCAGGTGGCAACACAGTTGGCGGTGGGGCACGCGGCTCTCAGCGCTTGCAACATGGCAGCTCGCATGCCACATTGCTGAGTACACAGAGTCGCAGTCGACAAGATTTGTTTGCAACACGTGCCACCGGAGTTGAGGCAGCCATAGTGGCAGCCACAGCTGTGGCACATCCGTACTCGCATCCACATCCGCTTCCTCAGCCACATCGAACACTGCAAACACAAATATCGCAATTATCGTCAGTGGGAGATGCCCACTCACTGTTGGAGGCGGAATTGCAGTGGCCAGAGGAACAACACGAACTCCCCACTCGCCATAAATGCCAACATCCTGCGAGTCTGTCTCAGCCAGCAATGGGAGCCATTGATGAGCTGAGCT CGATCACGTCTCAAGTTGACGCGCATCACGAGGCAGTCAGAGCCACAGACAAGTGGAGCACTTGCCGGCGAGGAAGGGGCAGCCACTGTGGCAGCAACGGCGAGGGCGCCACAGGCAGTGGGAAAGTGCGTAAGGCAAAGACCAAAACGCTCAAGACATCGACTACGCTGAAAGGTCTAAGAGCCAAATTGAATTGGCGTAGCCGGCACAAAAGACGATGCCAATGGAGCCATAGACCGTGGTGTTAA